The Candidatus Acidiferrales bacterium genome contains the following window.
ATTTGATCGCCATCTATTTTCCTTTTTTTGTAATTCTCACTCTTTGGAGGCGTCGCCGCGGAATCTATGCGTATTCCGTACTTCTCACGATTCTCTGCGTTGCCTATGCGATTTATTTCCGTGAATCTCTGGTCGCGCTCTGGCAGTACGGCCGCTCATACACTTCGTTGAAAGCCCCAGCCTCCATGGCCTGGCAAATTTATTTTTCGCATCGTCCGGATTTCTGGATTCTCGTCGCTCTGGCTTTGCTCGCATGGCTTTCGGACGTGAAAGTGTCGCGCCGCATGATTGTGTTGCTCTACGGGGGCACAGCGGTCATGGCTCTCTTTCAGTTCATGTCTCGCGCGGACTACGACTATTGGAAGCACATCAATTATTGCTTCTTGTTTCTGGTTCCACTGGCCATGCAAGGCTTGCTGGCGGTGCTGCGCCGTATCGCGCCGGCGGGTCGCGCCGTTTCAGGAACGATCGTGGTCAGTGCCTTAGCTGTCGGACTAGGTTGGATGGGGAATGCATGGCACATCGACCGTTTTGTTTTCTGGCCGAACACTGAGCCAATCGCCGCCTATTTCCAAGGCCGCTTGTCAGCGAATGACTATGTGCTAATCGATGACACTGCGCTTCGATATTATTTTTCGCCTTCGCTGTATCAGTGGCAAATCGTCGATCCTTTCTACTTCCGCTATGGCTCGGAGACCGGAGCGCCGGCCTATTCCGCCGCCACGCGCGACGGCTCTTTCGATTACATCGTCCTCGATGGCGGCATTGGCGGTGACGCCAAAGACCTGCGCGCAGCCATCGAGCCGCAGCTCTCGAATCATTACACGCTCGTCGAAAGCATGCCTGACCCGACTCTCGAGCATCCGATCGAGATCTACGCGCGAAAAAATCCACCACCGTCTTTGCCCGCTCCATCCGCCGCTCAAATTGCAATCGAAAGTCCCGCTGCAAACGCAGTCGTTCGCACCGAAAATACTTCTACGACTCTGACCGGCATGGTTCGTGGCATCCAGCCCGGAGACTACGTCCGCGTCGACGTATTCACGAACAAGTGGTATAGCCAAGGCGGTGAGATTCGTCCCGGCGCGCCGGTCGGTGCGTTCGAGCAGAGCATCTATCTTGGCGGCGAAGGCCGCGAGCAGTGCTTCCATATCGTTCGGGCTCGTCTCCTCGACCCCACAGGCCGTCTGCTCGCCACAGCCGCGAACTTCAATGTGGCGCGTCTCAACGCCGATGGGACTCCACCCTCCTGCCGCTAAATCCCTTGGTGTGCCCTTCGGCGTGCAATAGGCACCACTCGGCCATACAGCTGCAAAATCCCTGAAATCAGCGTGTTATTCTTTTGTAATGGACGAGCATCAAATGGTCGGGCTCGCCAGCATCGGCCCTGCGAGGACGTGATTTGAATTCGAAAGAGAGCCGCGCTGCGCAATTGCGCGAAATCCTTGACCGGCGCATCGCCATTCTCGATGGCGCGATGGGCACGATGATCCAGGCTTGCAATCTCACCGAGACGGATTATCGCGGACGTCAATTCGCCGACCACCCCAGGGATCTGCGGCTTAATAACGACGTCCTCGTCATCACTCAGCCGCACATCATCGAATCGATTCACCGCCAGTATCTCGAAGCCGGTGCCGACATCATCGAGACCGACACGTTCAATGCCAACGCCATCTCCATGGCTGAATACGGCCTGCAGGACCGCATCTACGATTTGAACAAGGCTGCCGCCCAGATCGCTCGTCGCGCTATCGAACAATATCAACGGGATAATCCTGCGGCTGGTCCGCGATTTGTTGCCGGCTCTATCGGCCCAACCAGCCGCACGGCCTCGATGTCCCAAGACGTCAATAACCCCGCTTCCCGCGCCGCGACATTTGATCAATTGCGCGATGCGTACTCCGAGCAGGTGCGCGGGCTCGTCGATGGCGGCGTGGATGTTCTCCTTGTCGAAACCATCTTCGATACGCTCAACGCCAAAGCCGCGCTCTTCGCCATCGACGAATTTTTCGAAAAGACCCGCTCGCGCGTTCCCGTCATGGTGTCCGTGACCATCACGGACCTAAGCGGCCGCACGCTCTCCGGCCAGACCGTCGAGGCCTTCTGGATCTCCGTCTCCCACATGAATCTTCTGAGCGTGGGCATCAATTGCGCACTCGGGCCGAAGCAGATGCGCCCGTATATCGAAGAGCTTTCCCGCATCGCGCCGACTTACATCAGTTGCTATCCCAATGCTGGTTTGCCCAATGCGTTCGGCGGCTTCGACGAAACGCCCGAGTCCATGGCTCGTGAGCTTCGTGATTTCGCCGCCAACGGCTGGCTCAATATCGTCGGTGGCTGCTGCGGCACAACGCCCGCACACATTCGCGCTTTTGCCGAAGCGATGAAGGATCTGAAGCCACATGTGTTGTCAAAACCCGAGCGTTATACGCGTTTCAGCGGCCTTGAACCGCTGGTGATTCGCCCGGACACGAATTTCGTCAACATCGGCGAGCGCACCAACGTCACTGGCTCGCCGAAATTCTCCAAGCTCATCCTCGACGGGAAACTCGAGCAAGCCCTCGCCGTCGCACGGCAGCAGGTCGAAGGCGGCGCGCAGATCATCGACGTCAACATGGACGAAGCCATGCTCGATTCCGAGCAGGTCATGACCACGTTCCTTCGCTATGTCGCCTCGGAGCCGGACATCGCCCGCGTCCCCGTGATGATCGACAGCTCAAAATGGAGTGTGATCGAAGCCGGGCTGAAATGCATTCAGGGCAAGGGCGTTGTCAACTCCATCAGCCTCAAGGAAGGCGCAGAGGCTTTCAAGCAACGTGCGCACCTCATTCGCCGCTACGGCGCGGGCATGGTCGTGATGGCCTTCGACGAAAAGGGCCAGGCCGACACGGTCGAGCGCAAGGTCGAAATCTGCGCACGCTCTTACAAAATTCTTACCGAAGAAGTCGGCGTTCCGCCCGAGGACATCCTCTTCGATCCAAATATTTTGACTGTCGCCACCGGCATGGAAGAGCACAACAACTATGCTGTGAACTTCATTGAGGCGACGCGGCGGATCAAAGCCACGCTGCCGTTCGCCAAGGTGAGCGGCGGCGTCAGCAACATTTCCTTCTCATTTCGCGGAAATAACGTCGTCCGCGAGGCCATGCATTCCGCGTTTCTTTACCATGCGATTCGCGCCGGCATGGACATGGGCATCGTTAACGCCGGCCAGCTCGCGATCTACGAGGAAATCCCCAAAGACTTGCTCGAACTCGTCGAGGACGTGCTGCTGAATCGCCGCCCGGACGCCACTGAGCGATTGCTCGCCTTCGCCGATTCCGTCAAGCGGAAGGGCAAAACTCACGTCGAAGAAAGCGCTTGGCGCCAGAGCTCCGTGGAAGATCGCCTCAAGCACGCGCTATTGCAGGGCATTGTCGATTTCATCGAAGTCGATACGGAAGAAGCGCGCCAGAAATACGGCAAGCCCATCGCCGTCATTGAAGGCCCCCTCATGGATGCCATGAACGTTGTCGGCGATCTCTTCGGTTCCGGAAGGATGTTTCTCCCGCAGGTTGTGAAAAGCGCGCGCGTGATGAAAAAGTCCGTCGCCTATCTCCAGCCGTTCATGGAGGAGGAAAAACGCACCACGGGGGGCGGCCAGATCAAGGGCCGCATCCTCCTGGCCACCGTCAAAGGCGACGTTCATGACATTGGCAAAAACATCGTCGGCGTCGTTCTCGGCTGCAACAATTACGAAGTGATCGACCTCGGCGTCATGGTGCCTGCTGTGAAAATTCTTTCCACGGCTCGCGACGTCAAGGCCGACATGATCGGCCTGAGCGGTCTCATTACTCCGTCTCTGGAGGAAATGGTGCACGTCGCCAAGGAGATGCAGCGCGAGGATTTCGCCGTCCCCTTGCTCATCGGCGGCGCTACAACCAGCCGCGTGCATACCGCCGTGAAAATCGCACCGATGTACCGCCAGCCGGTCGTGCACGTTCAGGACGCATCGCGCGCGGTCGGCGTCGTTGGCAGTTTGCTCAGCGGCGAGCTGAGGGATAATTTCGTCAAGGAAAATCGCACCGAACAGGAACGGGCCCGCGAAAAGCATCTTGGCCCAAAGACGCAGCAGCTTCTCAGTTTCGCGGAAGCCCGTCGGCGAAAGCCCACGTTCGATTGGTCCTCTTACGAGCCGCCGCAGCCTTCATTCACGGGAGTGCGCGTTTTCGCGCCCGTCGCTTTGGACGAAATCGTCCCATGCATCGACTGGACGCCTTTTTTCCACGCCTGGGAGCTGCGCGGAATCTATCCGCGGATTCTCGATGAGGAAGGAGTCGGCCCGCGCGCCAAAGAACTTTTCCATGACGCGCAAGACTTGCTCAAACGCATCGTCAACGAAAAATTGCTCATTGCGCGCGCGGCCATTGGCTTTTTCCCTGCCAATAGCGTCCTCGAAGACATTGAAATCTACGCCGACGATTCCCGATCGCGCGTCATCGCCGCTTTTCACACGCTGCGTCAGCAAATCGCCAAACCCGAAGGCGAAGCGGACTTTGCCCTCGCGGATTTCATCGCTCCAAAGGAAACTGGTTTGTGCGATTACCTGGGCGCTTTCGCCGTCACTGCTGGTATCAACATCGAATCCATCGTTAAGAATTTCGAGAAGGCCCATGACGACTACAACGCTCTGATGACCAAGGCGCTCGCCGATCGCCTCGCCGAAGCCCTGGCCGAACTCATGCACAAAAGAGTTCGCGACGCCTGGGGTTACGGCAGTAGTGAAAAATTGTCCCACGAAGATCTCATTCGCGAGCGCTATCGCGGCATTCGTCCCGCGCCCGGCTATCCGGCCTCGCCTGACCACACAGAGAAGCGCCAACTTTTCGAGATGCTCAACGCGGAGAAAAACACCGGCATCCATCTCACGGAAAGTTTCGCCATGTATCCTGCTGCGTCGGTTTGCGGCTTGTATTTCTCGCATCCGCAATCTCGTTATTTTGCCGTTGGCAAAATCGATCGCGATCAAGTCGAAGACTATCATCGCCGCAAGGGCATGGACCTCCGCGAAGTCGAGCGCTGGCTTGCGCCAAATCTCAATTACGATCCCGACGCCTGAGCTTCACCCGCCACTTCTCCGCGACTGTCATCATAATTGTCGTTGTGAGATGATGCTTAGCTTTGGGATACAATTCTTTTCAGTATGGTTCAGGAGCTGACCCTGCGATGGCTGGACGTACACCGGAATCGTTTTCTCAGAAGGGTCTGAAGATCGGCATCATTGGCTGCGGCTATGTCGGTCTGCCGTTGGCTCTGCGCTTTGCTGAGACTGGGCACCACGTTTGGGGTTTCGATACCGATCCTGTCAAGGTTGAAAAGCTCAATCGCGGCGAATCCTACATCAAGCACATTTCTGCCGAACAGATTGCCAAGCACGTCCGCGTCCATGGTTTTTCCGCGACAACGGATTTCGCCAAGTTGCGCGACATGGACGCTGTCCTGATCTGCGTTCCGACTCCTCTCGATGAGCGCCGCGAGCCGGATCTCTCCTATGTCGAAGACACAGCGCGTTCGATTGCCCCCCACCTTCAGGCTGATCAGCTCATCGTTCTCGAAAGCACCACGTATCCCGGCACAACAGAAGAGCTTGTCCTCCCCATCCTCGAGAAGGGTGGCTTGCGATGCCCGCTCGAAAGCGAACGCGGCGCGAAATCCTCGACTGGCCAATTTTTTCTGGCCTTCTCGCCCGAACGCGAAGACCCCGGAAACAAGCATTTTGGTCTCGCGCAAATCCCCAAAGTCGTCGGCGGCGTCAATTCCGCCAGTGGCAAGGCTGCTGCGAATCTATACGGCCAAATTGTCGCAAAAGTCGTTCCGGTCAGCTCCACCCGCGCAGCGGAAATGGCCAAGCTCCTCGAGAACATCTTCCGCTGCGTCAACATCGCTCTCGTCAACGAGCTCAAGCTTCTCTGCCAGCGCATGGGCGTCGACATTTGGGAAGTGATCGACAGCGCCGCCACGAAACCATTCGGTTTCATGCCGTTTTATCCCGGTCCCGGCCTCGGCGGCCATTGTATTCCCGTGGATCCTTATTACCTTTCTTGGAAGGCGCGCGAATACGACTTCGCCACGCGTTTTATCGAGCTCGCCGGTGAAATCAACACCTCCATGCCTTATCACGTTGTCGAAGCTGTGACAAAAGCACTCAATGAACAGCGCAAGAGTCTGAATGGTTCGCGCGTTTTGGTGCTCGGAGTCGCCTACAAGAAAGACATCGACGATTTGCGCGAATCACCCTCATTGAAGCTCATGCAGTTGCTGCAGGAAGGCGGCGCGCTCATCGAATACAACGACCCGTATTTCCCCGCCTTGCATAAAATGCGCCACTACGATTACTCCAAAATGAAATCCACACCGCTCGATCCAGCGGCGCTCGCCTCTTTCGATTGCGTGCTCATCGCCACCGATCACTCTTCCTATGATTACGACATGATCGTAGCCTCCTCGAAATTGGTCGTGGACACGCGCAATGCTACCCGCCGCGTCTCCAAGCATCATGGGAAGGTGGTGCACTGTTAGGTTGATTCTTATGGCTCGGTTGGGTCAGCAGCGGGCGCAACGCGGTTCTTGCGTATACTGAATTTTGCAATCCTTCTCGCAACCGTGCATAATTTTTGAGCTTTTGTGCATTGGGGAGAAATCATCTCGTGAATTACCTTGTGACCGGCGGCGCGGGCTTCATCGGCTCCAACATCGTGGATGAACTCGTTCGCCGCGGCCGCAGAGTGACCGTCCTCGATGACTTTTCCTCCGGCAAGGAAGAAAATCTCGCAGGCGTACGTGACAAAATTCGGTTGCTGCGCGGCAGCATTTGCGATTTGCAGGCTGCGCAGGAAGCATGTCGTGGCGCGGACTACGTCTTGCATCTCGCCGCGCGCACATCCGTTCCGCGCTCCGTCGCGGAGCCTTTGGACACCAATCGCGTCAATATCGATGGTACGCTCAATGTTCTGGTGGCCGCGCGCGACGCTAAAGTCCGTCGTTTCGTTTTCGCGGCTTCCTCCTCCGCCTATGGCGAATCGGAAACGCTTCCCAAAGTCGAAACCATGCCCTCCGCGCCCATTTCCCCGTATGGCGTCACGAAACTCGTCGGTGAAATCTACGCGCAGGTTTTCGGCCGTGTTTACGGCCTCGAGAACGTCTCCATCCGCTATTTCAATGTTTTTGGCCCGCGCCAGGACCCCACCTCGCAATATTCCGGCGTCCTTTCGCGCTTTATGCTCGCCGTTCTTCAGGGTGTTTCTCCCGTCGTTTATGGAGATGGCTTACAGTCACGCGATTTCACGTATATCGACAACGTGGTGGACATTACCCTGCGCGCCTGTGAGGCCCCCGGCGCTTCCGGCAAAGTGTTCAATGGAGGCACCGGCGAACGGACCACCCTCGATAACGTTCTGAAGTTGCTCTCCCAAATTTGCGGTAAACAAATCGCCGCGAAGTACGACCCACCGCGTACAGGCGACATTCTCCATTCCCTCGCGGACGTTTCCTCCGCGCGAAAACTTCTCGGCTATAGTCCTCTCGTCAATTTCGAAGAGGGATTGCGCCTCACTTGGGACTGGTATTGCCAGGCCTATGCGTCTGTTTCCACCAGTGCGCCGGGAACAAGGTAGGTCATTCCGCGTGGCGACATTTTTCATTCATAATTTCGGCTGCCGCGCCACGCAGGCGGACGCTTCCGCCATCTCTTTCGATCTCAAGGGGCGCGGGTACGCCGCCGCTGAATCCGATCGCGCCGCCGACTTCGTCGTTCTCAACACCTGCACGGTCACTGCTGCTGCCGACGCGCAAGCTCGCGACGCCGTTCGCCGCATTCATCGTGAAAATCCCTGCGCGTGCATCGTCGTCACTGGCTGCTACGCTCAGCGCGCTCCAGAAGAATTGGCCGCGCTCGAAGGCGTCTCTTTGGTCATCGGCAATTCGCATCAGTCCGCGCTTTCTTCCATCATTTCTTCCCGCGCACCCGATCTCATTTCGAATGATCCTCGCGCCGATGTCGTGCCACTCGGCCGGTTGACTTCATCGCTGCACGCCGCGCGCATCTTTCGCGGCGAAGCGGCCTCAATCAAGGAAATTCTCGTCGCCGCGCCGGATGCCACGGGCAGTCGCACGCGCCCCACGCTGAAAATTCAGGACGGTTGCAACCATCGCTGCTCCTACTGCGTGATTCCGCTCGTCCGAGGTCGGAGCCGCAGCCTCGCGCCGGAGCGCGTAGTCGCTGAAATCCACCGCTTGATTAAGGCTGGCGCGCGCGAAATCGTTCTGAGCGGCATAGATCTCGGCAGCTACGGGCGTGATCTTGCATCGCGGACATCGCTTCAGGAATTGCTTCGCCAGATTCTCAACGAAACGTCGCTCGAGCGCTTGCGCCTCAGCTCTATCGAGCCGATGGACGTCACGCAGGATTTCATCGAGATCATCGCCTCATCCGACCGTATCGCCCCGCATTTTCACATGCCGCTTCAATCCGGTTCCGACCGCATCCTTCGCGCAATGCATCGCTGGTATCGCGCTGCCCATTACGCCCGCCGCGTCGAATTGATTCGCGAACGCCTTCCCTATGCCGCCATCGGTGCGGACGTCATCACCGGTTTTCCCGGCGAGACTGAAGAAGAACATGGTGTGACCATGCAATTCCTCGAAGAATTGCCGCTCAGCTATCTGCACGTGTTTTCGTTTTCTCCTCGTCCGGGCACCGAAGCCGCCATGCTCGGCGAACACGTTTCTCCCTCGGAAATTCATCGCCGTGCGCGCGAATTGCGCGCTCTGGGCCAGCGCAAACT
Protein-coding sequences here:
- a CDS encoding glycosyltransferase family 39 protein encodes the protein MSDSSLFSKLQPEEVPALPRGGFSLAFFRRLSPIGRFFLRFRWLILAIVAVGWYLRARNPHYSSAYMDESIYVLYGRMFLSRHFEAPIDHPLNFSFGWYLWPMLAAWADRIAGLVGVRELGAALGAISAWSVYGFARRVFSAPVGWASALVFAFLGPAIFVARVATRDVASLCFFALGLWLFAKAWQDDHWLSWFAAAFAMFASFLCKYLIAIYFPFFVILTLWRRRRGIYAYSVLLTILCVAYAIYFRESLVALWQYGRSYTSLKAPASMAWQIYFSHRPDFWILVALALLAWLSDVKVSRRMIVLLYGGTAVMALFQFMSRADYDYWKHINYCFLFLVPLAMQGLLAVLRRIAPAGRAVSGTIVVSALAVGLGWMGNAWHIDRFVFWPNTEPIAAYFQGRLSANDYVLIDDTALRYYFSPSLYQWQIVDPFYFRYGSETGAPAYSAATRDGSFDYIVLDGGIGGDAKDLRAAIEPQLSNHYTLVESMPDPTLEHPIEIYARKNPPPSLPAPSAAQIAIESPAANAVVRTENTSTTLTGMVRGIQPGDYVRVDVFTNKWYSQGGEIRPGAPVGAFEQSIYLGGEGREQCFHIVRARLLDPTGRLLATAANFNVARLNADGTPPSCR
- the metH gene encoding methionine synthase — protein: MNSKESRAAQLREILDRRIAILDGAMGTMIQACNLTETDYRGRQFADHPRDLRLNNDVLVITQPHIIESIHRQYLEAGADIIETDTFNANAISMAEYGLQDRIYDLNKAAAQIARRAIEQYQRDNPAAGPRFVAGSIGPTSRTASMSQDVNNPASRAATFDQLRDAYSEQVRGLVDGGVDVLLVETIFDTLNAKAALFAIDEFFEKTRSRVPVMVSVTITDLSGRTLSGQTVEAFWISVSHMNLLSVGINCALGPKQMRPYIEELSRIAPTYISCYPNAGLPNAFGGFDETPESMARELRDFAANGWLNIVGGCCGTTPAHIRAFAEAMKDLKPHVLSKPERYTRFSGLEPLVIRPDTNFVNIGERTNVTGSPKFSKLILDGKLEQALAVARQQVEGGAQIIDVNMDEAMLDSEQVMTTFLRYVASEPDIARVPVMIDSSKWSVIEAGLKCIQGKGVVNSISLKEGAEAFKQRAHLIRRYGAGMVVMAFDEKGQADTVERKVEICARSYKILTEEVGVPPEDILFDPNILTVATGMEEHNNYAVNFIEATRRIKATLPFAKVSGGVSNISFSFRGNNVVREAMHSAFLYHAIRAGMDMGIVNAGQLAIYEEIPKDLLELVEDVLLNRRPDATERLLAFADSVKRKGKTHVEESAWRQSSVEDRLKHALLQGIVDFIEVDTEEARQKYGKPIAVIEGPLMDAMNVVGDLFGSGRMFLPQVVKSARVMKKSVAYLQPFMEEEKRTTGGGQIKGRILLATVKGDVHDIGKNIVGVVLGCNNYEVIDLGVMVPAVKILSTARDVKADMIGLSGLITPSLEEMVHVAKEMQREDFAVPLLIGGATTSRVHTAVKIAPMYRQPVVHVQDASRAVGVVGSLLSGELRDNFVKENRTEQERAREKHLGPKTQQLLSFAEARRRKPTFDWSSYEPPQPSFTGVRVFAPVALDEIVPCIDWTPFFHAWELRGIYPRILDEEGVGPRAKELFHDAQDLLKRIVNEKLLIARAAIGFFPANSVLEDIEIYADDSRSRVIAAFHTLRQQIAKPEGEADFALADFIAPKETGLCDYLGAFAVTAGINIESIVKNFEKAHDDYNALMTKALADRLAEALAELMHKRVRDAWGYGSSEKLSHEDLIRERYRGIRPAPGYPASPDHTEKRQLFEMLNAEKNTGIHLTESFAMYPAASVCGLYFSHPQSRYFAVGKIDRDQVEDYHRRKGMDLREVERWLAPNLNYDPDA
- a CDS encoding nucleotide sugar dehydrogenase; this translates as MAGRTPESFSQKGLKIGIIGCGYVGLPLALRFAETGHHVWGFDTDPVKVEKLNRGESYIKHISAEQIAKHVRVHGFSATTDFAKLRDMDAVLICVPTPLDERREPDLSYVEDTARSIAPHLQADQLIVLESTTYPGTTEELVLPILEKGGLRCPLESERGAKSSTGQFFLAFSPEREDPGNKHFGLAQIPKVVGGVNSASGKAAANLYGQIVAKVVPVSSTRAAEMAKLLENIFRCVNIALVNELKLLCQRMGVDIWEVIDSAATKPFGFMPFYPGPGLGGHCIPVDPYYLSWKAREYDFATRFIELAGEINTSMPYHVVEAVTKALNEQRKSLNGSRVLVLGVAYKKDIDDLRESPSLKLMQLLQEGGALIEYNDPYFPALHKMRHYDYSKMKSTPLDPAALASFDCVLIATDHSSYDYDMIVASSKLVVDTRNATRRVSKHHGKVVHC
- a CDS encoding SDR family oxidoreductase gives rise to the protein MNYLVTGGAGFIGSNIVDELVRRGRRVTVLDDFSSGKEENLAGVRDKIRLLRGSICDLQAAQEACRGADYVLHLAARTSVPRSVAEPLDTNRVNIDGTLNVLVAARDAKVRRFVFAASSSAYGESETLPKVETMPSAPISPYGVTKLVGEIYAQVFGRVYGLENVSIRYFNVFGPRQDPTSQYSGVLSRFMLAVLQGVSPVVYGDGLQSRDFTYIDNVVDITLRACEAPGASGKVFNGGTGERTTLDNVLKLLSQICGKQIAAKYDPPRTGDILHSLADVSSARKLLGYSPLVNFEEGLRLTWDWYCQAYASVSTSAPGTR
- the mtaB gene encoding tRNA (N(6)-L-threonylcarbamoyladenosine(37)-C(2))-methylthiotransferase MtaB, with the protein product MATFFIHNFGCRATQADASAISFDLKGRGYAAAESDRAADFVVLNTCTVTAAADAQARDAVRRIHRENPCACIVVTGCYAQRAPEELAALEGVSLVIGNSHQSALSSIISSRAPDLISNDPRADVVPLGRLTSSLHAARIFRGEAASIKEILVAAPDATGSRTRPTLKIQDGCNHRCSYCVIPLVRGRSRSLAPERVVAEIHRLIKAGAREIVLSGIDLGSYGRDLASRTSLQELLRQILNETSLERLRLSSIEPMDVTQDFIEIIASSDRIAPHFHMPLQSGSDRILRAMHRWYRAAHYARRVELIRERLPYAAIGADVITGFPGETEEEHGVTMQFLEELPLSYLHVFSFSPRPGTEAAMLGEHVSPSEIHRRARELRALGQRKLAAFRAAQDGTTLRVLTLGRQGADSTEALSGNYLKLCVRGLWPRNEWLDVIFNDRISALEAMPAEALAFQDDLRERQISAVRDGKQDVFCS